Below is a genomic region from Miscanthus floridulus cultivar M001 chromosome 1, ASM1932011v1, whole genome shotgun sequence.
ACTCGTCGTCGCCGGTGGCCGCGGGACGGGGCGGCGGTGGAGTGCGACGGTGGGAGGAGAGACGGCGGAGGCCGGAGGTGGACAAAGAGGCGGCGGTATTGGGGATGGGGCGGCGAAGGGCGCGCCGCAGGGAGTGCATGGTGTATGTTCGGCGGAATGCCGCGCAGAGCGTTGGAACTAGCGAACGTCGGAACTAGGATGTGCAAGTCCGCGATGGGTTTTGCTGTGCTTCGGTTCGGACGCTATTCGGAGAAGGCCGAATGGCTAAGGGCACTTTCGTCAATGCAACAAAAAAAACTGATGTGCTCCTCTCGGTCGCAGGTATTGGCTTCGCAGGTTGTTAAGCCTTCCTCAGTTGTATAGATAGCCGAAGTGCCGGCCGGCACGGGCCCGTGTCAGGCACGGCCCGAAGGGGGGTGgaccggcacggcacgccgtgccatCCGGGCCGTGCCGAGGCTGACATGGTGCCTGACCAACGCCCCAGGCACGGTCTGTTGGACCGTTTTTTGGGCCGGGCCGGTCCGAGAAGCACGGGCCATCCAACGTGCTAAGCTGGTCCGAGGCCCAcagagagagggaaggggagagcaggagGCAGGGCGGTCGTCGCCGGCGCGCTTGCCGCTCGCCCTCGAGGCAGATCCGGTCGCCGACGCGGTCGCCGCTCTCCCCCGAGGCAGATCCGCCCGCCGACGCGCTTGCCCTGGAGGTGGGGCCGCGTGGGAGGCATGGAGGATGCGGACGCGTGCGCGGGAGGGAGTCCGGAGACGGCGACCGCGCGCTTGAATTTGGCCGCGGACACCGCGTGCGGGAGGGAGACGGCGGCCACGCGCGAGGGAGGCGCCGCCGCGCGCGGGGAAGAGGCAAGCGAGAGGGAAGCGCGAGCTGCGAGTCTACGAGGTTAGAAGGGGAGGAGGCGAGCGGGGCGAGTGGGCGACCGAGTGCGGCATTGCTGCCTGCTGGTGCTGGGATTGGGAGGGGCTGCGCGGGAGGGTGAgagagtgagagggtgagggagtTAGGGTTAGCCTGTTGAGGTCTTAGCAAGTCGGGCCGCCACTGAACCGACCCTTGTGGACCAGGCCGTGCCGTGGCGTCCGTCGTGCTTGAGCAGCGGCCCAAGCACGCCCCTGTGTATTGGGACAGGTTAGCCCGGGCCCGTTGCTTACCGGGTCGTGCTGTGCTCGTATCGGGCTAAATGTCGTGCTTTGGGCCAGGCCATCGTGCCCGGGCTGTATGGACATTTATACTCAGCTGTCACCGTGCCTCTTAGCCTCGACCTCCACGTATATAGTCAGTGTCCAAATCACATCCATCGATAGCCTCGTAGTATGTGAGAACATCCTGCAGAACCAGAGCTTTGTCTGACAAAGACTCAAATCACTCACCGAGCCATACATTGCAGCGAGATAGAGCAACACCTCAGCGTACTGTTTCAGGGACCACACCCCACCACTGGCACGTTGCTATGTTAGAGAGAAGAAAAGATAGCACTTACCTTGGTTGTAGAAATTAGCAGCTATATCTTCCTGGCCTACTACTTTTTTTAAGGCCAACACTTATGTTAGCCTGCATTGCGGTTGCCCTAAAACAAAAGTTATGATAGCATCGTCTAACAAAAGATTAGAACACACGGTTTTTTGCAGCACAATGTTGAAAATAGAATCTATGGGCACATAGCTGACCAAAGCTTTATTGTGCCAAAAGTACTggtggggaggggggggggggggggggggggcataaaAGGATTGACAGTGCTTGTGTCTACATCGGTTGAAGTAATTGTGTGTGATAGCTTCTTGAATGCTTTTGTCTAAGACAAGTAATTTTGTATGCTTGCGTTAGGATTGCCCTAGAAATAAATGAGGACGTCAATTTAGAGACAAGATGACAAGGCCATGAGAATCATACAGAATTAGTGTTATATTTTGTGGCTTACTGGCATCAATTTCGATGGTTTTAGTATTCATATGCTATATCATTGGAAAAATATATGAGTCTAATTTCCAAAGCAATAAATGGTGTATCTTTTGGACTTCCGAGCGAGGAGTTATGGCTATTTTAGTGGAGGCTGCACAGACTATTAGTGGCTACGCGAGAATGAAAAAAAGACTCTTCAATTTCTCCACCAAGAGATCTTTCACTTGCTTTTATTTATGCTTATGTTCACACCCAATTGGGAAGGATATTCCTAGTATAAATAAACCATGTAATTCATCATTTGAAGGGAGTTGATATTGATATGATGCGAGAATTGAGCATGGATCTTGTTGAGTGATTTTCGAGTGATTCTAGTTTCTACCCACCACCACGTACCCTTCCGCGAGTCGATCCTTATCACAAGAGTTTAAGTCAACATTAAATAAGAAAATTCAACCTCGTGAAGGCCATAGAAGAAACCCATATAGGAGTAAAAATCTGCTTGTTCTTTGAGCATGAGTTTACCGTTtactctctcttttttcttttttatgtttCATTGAGGGATTGCAATTTACTGAAAATAGCTACTAGAAAGAAGAAACCGAAATGACCTTATTACTGGGTCAAAGGTTAGAGCTGACTTGTTCGGTTCGTGGACGAGATGGAATAGTTATATTATATCTATGAGTGCTTGAGGATGATTTTGTTCTACTTCGTATTCGTTAGAGACTGTTCATATTTTTGTTTGGTTGAAGGTTTTGATTAATAGGATAAAACACGGGCTCACATGCCAACTATCACGCTCTTCTCTTTTACCACACATCCATGGAGAGAACGGGCCCACTTTCAGCAGCATCATCTCTCTAAGCCTATATTTCTCACATGCAAATGTGCTTACACTAAAGTATGCTTACATCTAGAGGGAATATTTGGTTCCTTTTTACGGATGAAACCAAGCCTCGCAGCCTCTCAAACCAAAGGTAGTAAAATTGGGTTCGATTCAATCTAGTTACCCTAAAACTATAGACTTTGTTCTTGTGAAAAAAATATATACACTTTGTTGGATAACCTCACACCTATTTATGATAACCAGAACAAATAGCTAGAGGAGAGAAAATAAAGAGCAAAATAGCGAAACTTACAAAGATGTTACAGGTTAACCTAATCCCCTAGGTCGCTCTTAACCATGTGTATATATTCACTCTGAGACACCGAGTGCTAAGATAGTAAATTAGGGTTTTGCCTATGGTGTGTTTTTcaaatcaaagtaataataaAACTAGACTAGAAATGAGAAACTGTACCACCGGAGGACCGTGAGGATAACCAGCCCATGCCAACGCAAAAAGGCCCACAAAGGTTGGCCCATATAACCTTAAGCGCTAGGGTTAGGTTTTAGCGCCTCCTCTATAAGAACGCCGCCTCCACGGTCTCCCCCGCCTTCCCCCTCACAAGTTGCACACCTCGCAGCGGCGGCGACCGAGACCGTCGGCGGGCGGCGGAGGCAGCGTCAGCCATGGTGCACGTGAGCTTCTATCGCAACTGTAAGCGACCAGCTGCTTGCCTCCCTATTGTCATGATCCGTTTGATCTCATAGTAGCGTAATGGCGGTAGGATCTGATGTTGAGGACTAACTATGTTCTGGCGGTAGGTTCTAATGTCGAGGACTATCTTTGTTCTTTGTTATTTGAATCTGGAAGATAGCGTCTGAAATACCTCACTGTATTTCTACTCGGGAAACGAATGTTTCATGCCCACTAAGAGACTTACAGTCAAATATAGTTTGGTGGTCTGAGTGCTTAACAGTGTCTGGTTAGTCTGTTAGGCTGTTATTTATCATCATCAATATAGAAACTTTAAAAGCAAAAGCTTCGTTATAGTGATTTTATTTTAGAATGCTCGCCAAGTTGTTTGGATTCAGGAATTATTTCTAAATCTATTTAACTTATTTATTTCATGTATGTATTCTTTGCTGAGCCTGAGCTTCATCATAAACAGACAAACATTAGTGTTGGATAAATGAATCGATAGATTGTGATTGCCGTACTGTTACTTTAGAGCTGCTGTGTTTTGCTGAATGCTGATGCTCAGAATCTCATCATTATGTATTttgttcattccaacaatgccatcattatttattttgctcattccaacaatgtGTGTCTTACACAGATGGTAAGACTTTCAAGAAGCCAAGGCGTCCGTATGAGAAGGAGCGCCTTGATGCTGAGCTGAAATTGGTGGGTGAGTATGGCTTGAGGTGCAAGCGTGAGCTGTGGCGTGTGCAGTATGCCCTCAGCCGCATCCGAAATGCTGCAAGGGAGCTGCTCACCCTCGATGAGAAGAATCCCCGCCGTATCTTTGAGGGCGAGGCACTCCTGCGCCGCATGAACCGCTATGGTCTTCTTGGCGAGGGCCAGAACAAGCTTGATTATGTGCTTGCGCTCACTGTTGAGAACTTCCTCCAGCGCCGCCTTCAGACCATTGTCTTCAAGAATGGCATGGCGAAGTCCATTCATCATGCTCGTGTGCTCATCAGGCAACGCCACATTAGGTACAAACAATAACATTTCTTCCCCTGGAGATTATGTTTTTGTCATATTACGATTAACTAGTAACACATTTACTTGAACAGGCTTATGTCATGGAATGTGTAGTATTTACATCTATATTTTACTGGATAACTTCTCTTACAATGTTGGGGGTGTATATCAATTTGTGTTATCACACTGGTTATAAGTATTGTGAATTAAACTATCTTCCTGTTTGTGTTTTGGGCCATATGATGAGAAACTTTATGCAACTCACGACGGTCGTCTGAGACACTTTGTGTGTAATGTTGCAGTCATGTTTTCTCTGATGCTCCCTTTGTCTTCGTTTCTGAGGCATTTTTGTGTTTCTTTCTTGTGAGGTGCATTTGGTATATTATAGGTGGCACAGTGAGGAACTAATTTTGCTAATGTATCTATGAGGTCAAAAGGCCAGTGAATCAAATGTCCTTTTCATTCTGAGTGCCAATATTTTTGTTTTTTCGCTTTTGCTGCATACAGCTCCTGATGTGAGAACTACGCAAACTGACTTGGTGACTCTGTCAACCTGGTTTACTGCTGATTAGTTTATTTCTTATTTTTACCAAATATTGCTATAATGCACACAACCTTGTATTTTCATCTGGGCTACTTTCAAGCTATTGTTACCTGAGTCTTGCTGCTTAACTAGTTTGGATGTATGATGCATTTAAGTTTTCTTGGTTTTAATGCAAATACATCAACAGGATTGATTTTGTGTACTCTTTGGAATCCACACCAATGGTGCCGATTTCATTGAATCATACCTGTTGGGATTATGGTATTTTTTTCAGCTCTTCTGTATGCATTGTTTTCCCAATTGCTTGTTCAATAGCATACATTATTTTTTGGCAGCATTTTTACTTAAATGTAACTCAAATCTATTTCTGCAGAGTTGGGAGGCAACTTGTCAACATTCCCTCATTCATGGTGAGAGTTGACTCAGAGAAGCACATTGACTTCTCCCTTACCAGCCCACTTGGTGGTGGTGAACCTGGAAGGGTGAAGAGAAAGAACTCAAAGAAGGCTTCTGGTGGAGGCggtgatgatgaggaggaagagtGATCATAGCTCCCTGTTTTGTTAGGGCCTAATTTTGCTGGCTTTGTTAGGACCTAATTTTGTTACATGAAAACAAAAGTTGGCTGCCGAGGGTTGTCTGAAATTGCAATTTAAATTCTTGAGAAGTGTAATTGCTGAGACTCTTCATTGCCGAAGTTGTTTATCGATGAACATGTTAATTCAGTGAGAATTCAAAGGAATGTTTGCACTGTTTCTTAAACGAGGTCCATACACTTCGCGTCAGGAAGATATTAGTGTGTACTCCTGTGTATGAATCTGGGCGATGTTgtttcaaagtttttttttattgatATATAGCAATGCACTTAGGGCCTGTTTTGTTTGGTTGGGCCCGAGTCTATTTTAGCTGTGGGCCAAATAGACCCTTGTTCCATTGTCATTTCGAATTCTACTGTGATTTCAAACGAACTCGTTACACAAATTTTGTTGTCAAACGCTAATTTTTAACCACAATTAATCTGATAGTAGTAGTTCAACTTGCAGGCGGGCTCGTTCGCGGCCAGCCGCTAACCCGCCTCGCTTGCCGCAAAGTTTATTAGCGGGCTTGCGGCTTGCCACAAAGCTGCGGATCTTGCGGACAAGTGTTCCGCGGACACAACAAACTTGTATGCAAGACCCGCAAGACGTACAATACAATATCTATGTATTATGTTTCCTAAAGTGATGATCCAGTGCACTATACCATCCTTCACTGCCATGCTCCAAACAGAATCGATCTTCAATGACAGTTTCAGATATATAACATGTAGTCAAAGGAGAACACATCCATATGTCCACAACTCAAATGCGAATTGTTAGTAGCTGCAACAAGACACTGATATGACAATTCAATCATAAATTCTAATATGCGGTTCTGATTATGTGTTGCTGCACAGAAATGGAAATGGAACATAGTAAAAAGGAATATTGCCAGGATACACCAAAAACAGCAGGTAAAGAAGGTGTCACTGGGAGAGTGAAATCCCAAACAGTAAGGCTTAACTTCAAGCGAACTAAAACATTGTTCATAACATCTTCATCCATCATGTCTCCAAATCCATTATTCTCTTCACAGTCCTGGGGTGCTGGATTATCCAACACCCTCCTCAGTGCAGTAGAAGCTGATGTTAGTTTTTGTACCTAAATGTTATAGCACAATTAGAAAAAAAAGGAATAACATGGTTAATCCTTAAGAATATATTATCAGAGCAGAATATCATTTCCTCTGGTGACGAGTAGTCTCTGGGTCCAGTGAGGTCAAGACAACTTCTTAATTCTCTATATAGCCTGTACTTTTCAGATTTTGGTAGAGATTCTGTTCTGGAACTGCTACCAGAAATTAGGTCAGTAAGAAAGTATATAACCCAGAAATCAAAGCTAATGTCACCTGGACATTTGTGTCTGCATGCAGGTATCATATCGTGACACTTAAACTTGGGATTCTTGTTCAAGAGCGGTGTGAAACAATTTCTTTACAGTAACGTGATTGTTTCATACTTACTTGACCTGAATCCTTCCAGATTTTTTTAAAGGTAGAAAGGTATATAAGCAGGTAAACTTACAAGGTTACTCAAGATTCTGAATTTGACATCTCAAGTAACAAATTTTAATAAAAGCTATATATCACTTAATGAATAATCATCCACCACTGTATATCCGATATATTCATATAGAATATGCTTAATGGCATCTCTTGTTCTAACATACATGTGAACACTTGGGCCAGCATTATAAGTAAGAATTAGTTTTTCTGCCCAAGCATGCCAAATAAGATGGATTCGTTCGGTGCTCTTTTTCTGTAAGACTAAAGGCAACTTTTTTTTACATCTAAGACAACAGGATAGAAATGAGCAAGGAAAGGCTTACTCTAATTCTGTCTTTACTGCAGTAATGAATATTTCAACCTCATATAAATCAGGTGGTTGCCCACATGGAACATTTAATGATACCCAAACTGCAGTTGTCTCCCTGCACAAGCAAAGTCAAATCTACATATATAAGAGAGAGAAAAAGTAGATACAAGTCAGATTTCCAAAGCACGGAAACAGTACCCTGGTTGAAGATTTACTTGAGGACTGAGTGGATCAATAGGAACAAGAGCGTCTGGTACACCTAAGATAGGCACCACACGTCGCAAAGTTATGGACTGACCAACGACTAACCTGATACACCTAAGATGTTCTAAATTTTAAACAAACAAACCTGTCTCCTGAGGAGGAGCAGAGATCGGTGCATTGTATCTGCACAGACCCTGCAATACCTGAAGTTGCTGCATAAGAAGACATCAAACAAGGGATAGAAAAATAAATAATTAGGACAATCAGCTTGACATGAAACTGGATGGCAAGGGAAAAACTGACAAGGAAATGGTGTGTCCAAGTCAGGAAACCAGTGGATAGCAACATGTGTCATTCAAAGTGCAAGTGGTATAGTAAATACGTGTTCTGTAATCTGTAGCAACCTGATTGTGCAGTACTATCATATCAAGTTAACAACTACATAATATAATGACTTATAATGAAAAGTTCAGAATTTAGGAAACAAAAACTGAGATGATAATACTTACTCATTTCCGGAGTTCATGCACAATGGATGATAACCACCTGGCATTATATGGAGAATGGAACACGCAGTAATCTGCATCAGATATTGAGAACTGTTCTCCGACTAGCTTTTCATACCTAATGTCACTCACCATGCATGAATAGGATGTTACTCAAGACCAATACAATAGTAATCGCAGCAAGCTTACTTGGTACAAAACTGTGAGCCATTAAGCAGCATGTTTGAGATAACATGAATCTAAGTCCAGGAAATAAGCAATGGCACAGAAAATATGATAGATAGCCTGAGAAAGGAATAACGAGATCTGGAAAAGGAGCCATGCCCCCACTGCAATAATCCAGGACCAAATATTTAAGAATTCCAAAAGACAGTAACATAAATAAAGTTGAAATGCTAAACTGAAAGGAGTTCTATATCtacaaagacaaaaaaaaatgtcATTTTCTTCTCCAGTTCTCCGTGTCTTGCACCCCTTCTTTGCCACCCTTCTTTGCTCAACTTGACACCTCCTTTCCTCAAATATCATCACCACCACCAATATCATCTTCTGATAATTTAACATCTGATAAACCTGAAACAAGAGCGAGTAATGAGTTATAAGGTGTCGTTATTGCTCAAACAAGAATACTCAAACTAACAATATGCTACTTTG
It encodes:
- the LOC136497724 gene encoding small ribosomal subunit protein uS4y, coding for MVHVSFYRNYGKTFKKPRRPYEKERLDAELKLVGEYGLRCKRELWRVQYALSRIRNAARELLTLDEKNPRRIFEGEALLRRMNRYGLLGEGQNKLDYVLALTVENFLQRRLQTIVFKNGMAKSIHHARVLIRQRHIRVGRQLVNIPSFMVRVDSEKHIDFSLTSPLGGGEPGRVKRKNSKKASGGGGDDEEEE